A genomic region of Acidobacteriota bacterium contains the following coding sequences:
- a CDS encoding OmpA family protein yields MRKLVLVMSVVVLGAGSAACASKKYVNTQVGEVNDKVTTLSGTVEETQERTRRNEQRIGEVDQKADAAGQRAEAAGQRAADARSAADAAAAKAEELDRASRKLIFEVVLTDDKSRFALGQARLSPEAQTELDRVVEALTADPRNVWIEIEGHTDSTGSASMNEQLGLKRAESVKQYLYEKHNIPLHKMNTISYGPRKPVAPNNTRDGRAQNRRVVVRVLS; encoded by the coding sequence ATGCGCAAGTTGGTGTTGGTCATGTCGGTGGTCGTGCTCGGCGCTGGTTCCGCCGCGTGCGCGTCGAAGAAGTACGTCAACACGCAGGTCGGCGAGGTCAACGACAAGGTGACCACGCTCTCCGGGACCGTCGAAGAGACGCAGGAGCGCACGCGCCGCAACGAGCAGCGGATTGGCGAGGTCGATCAGAAGGCCGACGCGGCAGGCCAGAGAGCCGAAGCGGCGGGCCAGCGGGCGGCTGACGCCCGCTCTGCGGCCGATGCGGCCGCGGCCAAGGCTGAGGAGCTCGACCGGGCCAGTCGCAAACTGATTTTCGAGGTCGTGCTCACCGACGACAAGAGCCGGTTCGCGCTCGGCCAGGCCAGGCTCTCGCCCGAGGCCCAGACCGAACTCGACCGGGTCGTCGAGGCCCTCACCGCCGATCCTCGCAACGTCTGGATCGAAATCGAGGGGCACACCGATTCGACGGGATCGGCCTCGATGAACGAACAGCTGGGACTGAAGCGCGCGGAATCGGTGAAGCAGTACCTCTACGAGAAGCACAACATTCCGCTGCACAAGATGAACACGATCAGCTACGGGCCGCGGAAGCCGGTCGCCCCGAACAACACGCGCGACGGCCGCGCGCAGAACCGCCGCGTCGTCGTTCGCGTCCTGTCGTGA
- a CDS encoding ACT domain-containing protein, with protein sequence MVYSAGMAIRTELSLRLPNSPGALGRVAEILGEARINLLALHLESSGRLRLIVDNPLHAAGALREADQHVDERDVLYVVAPNAPGALARVARLVSEAGINVDYAYGAAVEGGQMAAIIIGVADAQRAAAAAGL encoded by the coding sequence TTGGTGTACAGTGCAGGGATGGCCATCCGGACGGAACTGTCCCTCCGACTCCCCAACAGCCCGGGCGCGCTCGGCCGCGTGGCCGAGATCCTTGGCGAGGCACGCATCAACCTGCTCGCCCTGCATCTCGAGAGCAGCGGCCGCCTCCGGTTGATCGTGGACAATCCGCTCCACGCGGCTGGCGCGCTTCGCGAAGCCGACCAGCACGTCGACGAGCGCGACGTGCTCTACGTCGTCGCGCCAAACGCCCCCGGGGCGCTGGCCCGCGTCGCGCGGCTCGTCTCCGAGGCCGGCATCAACGTCGACTACGCGTACGGCGCGGCCGTCGAGGGTGGCCAGATGGCCGCGATCATCATCGGCGTCGCCGACGCACAGCGTGCCGCGGCTGCCGCCGGACTGTGA
- a CDS encoding VWA domain-containing protein, translated as MRLTSPLVAAGTTALILLAQQHQLGGQVPADPALVFRSGVDLVSVAAVVRDRRGHVVRDLDAGDFEVYDNGVRRRIVEFAPGEDGPISVAFLLDVSGSMRMSRANDAARGMLDHLLAWLDPSRDEAALFTFDAKLYEEHGFTSDVAALRGAMAGIEAFGVTSLYDAVGETAERVASRDARRRAVVVLTDGLDNASRLTPEDVSAIASRSDVPVYVVTLVSSLDQPHRRMALGGPEAVNAAGPLGHLAWWSGGNLFIVSTAGQASVAARTMVAELRHQYLLAFESSGAPGWRTLDVRLRRADLSIRARSAYYWTPLRTLG; from the coding sequence ATGCGCCTGACCTCGCCGCTCGTCGCCGCTGGAACGACGGCCCTGATTCTGCTCGCGCAGCAGCACCAGCTCGGCGGGCAGGTGCCCGCCGACCCCGCGCTGGTGTTTCGGTCGGGCGTGGACCTCGTGTCGGTGGCGGCGGTCGTCCGCGATCGACGCGGCCACGTCGTCCGCGACCTCGACGCCGGCGACTTCGAGGTCTACGACAACGGCGTCCGTCGCCGCATTGTCGAGTTCGCTCCCGGCGAAGACGGCCCGATCAGCGTCGCGTTCCTGCTCGACGTCAGTGGAAGCATGCGGATGTCACGTGCCAACGACGCCGCACGCGGCATGCTCGATCACCTCCTCGCCTGGCTCGATCCCAGCCGCGACGAGGCGGCGCTCTTCACGTTCGACGCGAAGCTGTACGAGGAGCACGGGTTCACCTCGGACGTGGCGGCGCTTCGAGGCGCGATGGCGGGCATCGAGGCCTTTGGCGTCACGTCGCTCTACGACGCGGTCGGTGAAACTGCCGAACGGGTCGCGTCGCGTGACGCGCGACGCCGCGCGGTGGTGGTGCTCACCGACGGGCTCGACAACGCGAGCCGCCTGACGCCGGAAGACGTCTCGGCGATCGCCTCGCGAAGCGACGTGCCGGTCTACGTCGTCACGCTCGTCTCGTCGCTCGACCAGCCTCATCGACGGATGGCGCTCGGCGGTCCCGAAGCGGTGAACGCCGCGGGCCCGCTCGGGCACCTGGCCTGGTGGTCGGGAGGCAACCTGTTCATCGTCAGCACCGCGGGTCAGGCCAGCGTCGCCGCGCGGACCATGGTGGCCGAACTGCGGCACCAGTACCTGCTGGCCTTCGAATCGAGCGGCGCGCCAGGGTGGCGCACGCTCGACGTGCGGTTGCGCCGGGCCGATCTCAGTATCCGCGCGCGGAGCGCGTACTACTGGACGCCTCTGCGAACGCTCGGTTGA